Genomic segment of Microbacterium hydrocarbonoxydans:
TGACCTTGCGCTGCGCCTGGCTGGCGCGCTGGAACAGGCGCTCGAGCTCAGGAGAGGTGGTGCCGTCCTTGCGGGCCGAGGTGAGCGCGCGTCGCACCTGGCCGGCGATCTCACCCTCTCCGGAGACCACGGACTCGAGGCCCGAGGCGACCGAGAACAGGTGCTCGGCGACGCGGCGGCCGGAGTGCACGTCGTAGGCGCCGTCGAGTTCGTCGGTCGAGATGCCGGTGGCGGATTCGACCGCCTCGAGCACGGCCTCGACGCCGATCGCGCCGGCGGCGGTGACCGGCTCATCCATCTCGACGTAGGCCTCGAAACGGTTGCAGGTAGCAAGAACGACCGCACCCTGCACGCACGACGCCGTGTCCACGATCGTGGATGCGACGTCATCGGGGGTGCGGCTCAAGCGTTCGAGCAATTCGAAGGAGGCGGTCTTGTGACTCGCCGTGACACACAGCAGCACACGACGATTCTACCCCTCCTCGCGCACAGGTCGGCCAGAGCAGGGGATGGGAGGATGGATCCATGGCTCTCTCCGACGCTCCGCTGCTGCGTGCCCTCACCGGCCCCCGCCCCGAGCATGCCCCCGTCTGGTTCATGCGACAGGCCGGGCGATCGCTGCCGGAGTACCGTGAGCTGCGGGTCGGCACGCGGATGCTGGACGCGTGCCTCACCCCCGACCTCGCGGCCGAGATCACCCTGCAGCCGGTGCGTCGGCACGGCGTCGATGCGGCGGTGTTCTTCAGTGACATCGTGATCCCGCTGCGTCTCGCCGGCGTCGAGGTCGAGATCGAGCCGGGCCGCGGCCCCGTGTTCGCCGAGCCGGTTCGCACGGCGGCCGATGTCGACCGCATCACCGCGATCGATCCCGACTCTCTCGACGGCACCGCGATCGCCGAGGCCGTGCGTCTGGTGACCGCCGAACTCGGGGACACCCCGCTGATCGGCTTCGCGGGCGCACCGTTCACCCTCGCCGCCTACCTCGTCGAGGGAGGACCGTCGAAGGAGCACCTCCGCGCCCGCGGCATGATGCACGCCGACCCCGACGCCTGGCACCGCCTCGCCGGATGGCTGGCGCAGATCTCGCGTCGTTTCCTCGAGACGCAGCGTGACGCCGGAGCCTCTGTGGTGCAGCTGTTCGACTCGTGGGCGGGGTCGCTCAGCACCGCCGACTACCGCGCTTTCGTGGCACCGCACTCGCGCACGGCGCTCGAGGGCATCGGCGTCCCGAGCATCCATTTCGGCGTCGGCACAGGTCCGTTCCTCGCAGACATGCGGCTCGACGGCATCGTCGACGGCGTCGGGGTCGACTGGCGCATGCCCCTCGACCAGGCTGCGGCGATCGTCGGCCCCGACGTCTCGGTGCAGGGGAACATCGATCCCGCGCTGCTCGGGGCACCGTGGCCGGTCCTCGAGGCGCACGTGCGTGACGTCGTCGAGCGGGGTCGCGCGGCTCGCGGGCACATCGTCAACCTGGGGCACGGCGTGCCGCCCGAGGCTGATCCCGATCAGCTGACGCGGATCGTCGAGCTCGTCCACTCGATCTGACGGGAAGGGCCGCAACGATGACTCCTGATGCAGAGACCGCCGACTCGCGCGCTCAGCTCGCAGCCCGGGCCGAGCGCGCCGCGCGTACGCACGTGGTCGTCGTGGGCGGCGGCGTGGGCGGACTGGTCGCGGCGCGTGAATGCGCCAAGGTCGGCATGCGCGTGACCCTGCTCGAGAGCGCGGATGCCGTGGGCGGCGCTCTGCAGCGCGCCGAGCTCGACGGCGTCGCACTCGACGCCGGGGCGGAGAGCTATGCGACCCGCGGCGGGCGAGTGCGCGCGCTCCTCGAAGATCTGGGCATCGCCGACCGCATCGTGACTCCCGCGGCAGGCGGCGCGTGGCTCGCGGGCATCCCCGGAATCGGAGCGGCGCCCCTGCCCGTCGGAGGCATCCTCGGCATACCTGCGAACCCGTTCCAGGAAGACGTCCGTCGCATCCTCGGATGGTCGGGGGTCTGGCGTGCGTATCTCGACCGCGTGCGGCCGCCGCTGACCATCGGGCACAGCCACAGCCTGGGCAAGCTCGTCGCGTCGCGCATGGGCGCGAAGGTGCGCGACCGACTCGTCGCGCCGGTGACGACCGGCGTCTATTCGGCCTCGCCCGACGACGTCGACGTCGACGTCGCCGCCCCGGGACTCAACGCGGCGCTGACCCGCGTCGGATCCTTGTCGGGAGCAGTCCAGGCGCTGCGCGACGAGAACGCCTCGCGAGCCGCGAAGGCGCAGTCGCCCGGTGCCGCCGTCGAAGGGCTCGACGGCGGCATGACCGTTCTGATCGACG
This window contains:
- the hemE gene encoding uroporphyrinogen decarboxylase; its protein translation is MALSDAPLLRALTGPRPEHAPVWFMRQAGRSLPEYRELRVGTRMLDACLTPDLAAEITLQPVRRHGVDAAVFFSDIVIPLRLAGVEVEIEPGRGPVFAEPVRTAADVDRITAIDPDSLDGTAIAEAVRLVTAELGDTPLIGFAGAPFTLAAYLVEGGPSKEHLRARGMMHADPDAWHRLAGWLAQISRRFLETQRDAGASVVQLFDSWAGSLSTADYRAFVAPHSRTALEGIGVPSIHFGVGTGPFLADMRLDGIVDGVGVDWRMPLDQAAAIVGPDVSVQGNIDPALLGAPWPVLEAHVRDVVERGRAARGHIVNLGHGVPPEADPDQLTRIVELVHSI